The Callithrix jacchus isolate 240 chromosome 7, calJac240_pri, whole genome shotgun sequence DNA window ATCCAATAGTAGCACCAGGCTGACTGCAAAGTgtacatttcattctttttcctcgCTTAATCTCCTGAAGTACAGTTTTAATATCAAAGTCTCCAAATCCTGCTCTTGATGTTGTTGTGAGCTGGACTGTGCCAGAAGAAAACAACATGCACTTATAATGGGCAGCTGCCTTCTTGGCATTAAATATATGCAGCTTTCCTCGTGCTTCATTTTCCTCCtccccaacatggcaaaatccacaTTTAGGCCTGGTGTCACTAGGGCTGCTTCTGTGTGGAGACCTATCTCTATAGGAACTACTTTCCATTTCATCTGTTCCGTGGGAGGATGTGGACCTGGTATCTTCTGACAGccctttaaaattagtttttcttggctttcctttgcgacttttctttttacttttaggtGATGAGGGCTCCAGTTCATGTTCATTAAAACCTTCCTCTAAATCAGCTGCTTCAGAGTTATGTGCAGTTTTCTTGTGTTTTCGGCAATAGACCACGTAAATTCCTTGTGAAGGTTTCTCTCCTATTTGAGCTTTATCATGCAATGCACAGTGGTAGTGGTATGTCCTGTGACATGTTTTCACATCACAACCAATTGTTGCTCCAGGACAACGGCACAAAGAACACATCAGCGTCGTGcctcttttaatttccttttggaCATCTTCAATAGAAAATCCACCAAGACTTTCATTATCAGAGTGTGATGATACCAAAGCAGATGAAAAGAGCATACACTTATGGTGCGCTGCCACCTTCTGGTTTTCAGATATTAGTAACTGTCCACATTCCTTGTCTCTATTTGACTTACAAAAGCCACATTTGCGCTGTCTTGTAGGCCCTTTTTTCTGTTCAACTGAGCTTgacatgatttttaaattggctttagAATGCCACTTTAAGCCTCAAGAAATGCCGCAGGGCCCAGAGACGTAAGGCAGGAGAGAAGCGCCAATGAGGGTAAAGAGAAAGAAGTCGATCTCGGTTCTCCGACAGTGCCTGAGAGCGGGGCTCTGTCGCCGGAGGTTGTTTCCTTTCATTCGAGGAGACTCTTATTCAGTTTTAAATGCCCTGACTTGGGAAAAAGAACTATTGaagaaataattgtttaataTATTTGCAGTTGGGGTAGAAGAAATAAGTCTAGTATATTGACTTATCTACTAGTAAATCCATCTAGTATGAGAACTTGTGATGTTAGATTGTGGTTTTGTCTTACAAAAGGCAGCAGACTTATTTTGTGTTTAAGTCTGAGTTGTTATGGCAATTTTTAGTTgattacttatttttcttatccagctcttaattttcttcatagtgcATTGCTCTTTAGTTGTCTCTGGAAATTCTATTTACTATAAGGACATGAGAAATTCAAATAAGAGAAGTTGCTGATATTCATCAGTGTATTTGGACAGTTCATAGGATCCACAAATAAAGTGACGGTGTTTCCTCAAGTAAAAGAAAACTGAGCTTTGCAGTTGGTATCAAAGGACTTTGCCCTGTAGTTAGTAACTCCTGAGCAGACCGTTTTAGATGGCTCAGCATTTGATGGGAAGGCTGCTCCATTCCCTCCTTGTATCTGCAGAAGGATCAGCTGTTGGATGTCTAGaacttctctatttaaaaaagaataggtCTAAGGTTAAATTATAAGCATAGACATGGGTCTTCCAGTTGAATTGTCCATTACCATAAAACTTTATGGTGGACAATTTAGCTGTGGTTGATTCCTGTGTGGCAGCAAATTGTCTTCTGTCTGCTTACTCCAAAAGAATAAAAGCTGCTAGGAAGTTAAGATTTTGAAATATGCAGTTTAATGCTTTGAGAGTTTCTAGAAATACCAAGTAAACACTACATGTCTAATCATCTCAGAGTTGTGGCTGTTATCTCTTCAGGAATTGGTCCACAGGGTAAATTTCAACAACTCATATGTTTCCGTTGTCATTTCTGAGGATCTTTGGCATGAGAGAAAGGAAATCTAGTGGAACAGGAAAGAGTTACACCTTGTGGGTGTGAGTTTGGGACCTGTTGGACAAAGGGAAAATCCCTCCCTGGAAACAGGTTCAGCATGTTTTGCACTTGTTATTTTGTAGCtttaatgattttgttttctaataggGCTAATGTCTCTAAGCTTGGTGTTTAGAGCTGCTTCATATTTTAAACTAGTTCCATTCCACAGTTCTAGTTCAAACCAGTTTTTATAGCCTCCTGGGTGGGTCATCTTGACCTAAACTCTTGTGTTGTTACATTTTGAGATGTTTTCATTACCAGAATGTACCAAAAAGTGCACAAGGTGAAGGTAATttacagcaaaaaacaaatacacagcTTGTTTCATTTCTTGACTTTCCCTGAGCAGATAAGCAGAAACTTGTTTAACTCATTACTTTGGTTGATGTGTCTTATATATTTTTGACTAAAAGTTATAGGAAGTTATTCCTTTGGGGGAATCTTTTACAGGTGGAAAAATGGGGATAGCAGTATTGCCTCAGATTCAACCTGGCATCACTAAAAACCCTGTATGCCAGGGTGGAATGAAGTCAACTCCTTTTTATAGTTGAAATACAATTTTGTATTCACGATTGTGTGCACAAATccttgaaaataaacttttttcccCCTACAATCCTTGCCCATTTTATTTGTCACATGTTGAATTTAATGAAGGTTGTTCAGTACTCCCCTGGGTTCAGTTCATAGCCTACTTTTTTAGTTCACATTAGTAAATACCATCATTCCCGTTACCCCATTGTGAGAGGCATTGAATGTATTATATAGTTAAGaatctaggctgggcgcagtggctcacgcctataatcccagcactttgggaggctgaggcgggtggataacgaggtcaagagatctagaccatcctggtcaacaaggtgaaaccccgtctctactaaaaatacaaaaattagctgggcatggtggtgcgtgcctgtaatcccagctactcgggaggctgaggcaggagaattgcttgaagccaggaggtggaggttgcggtgagccgagatcatgccattgcactccagtctgggtaacaacagcgaaactctatcttaaaaaaaaaaaaaatctatgatggCCTAGCTTTCTCCCTTAGGGCAACTGAGATCTATACCTAGAGATAgctataactatatatatatagttatatataatatgctgatatatatataactgtatgtagtaagttttcatatatatatgaacaaaatatatatgtgaatgaATAAGATTTGAGGTATATTGAATAAGGTAGAGAGCACCCCCAATACATTTCAGCTGCTACTGCTATTCAAATACAATtatcgggctgggcgcggtggctcaggcctataatcccagcactttgggaggctgaggcgggtggatcacgaggtcgagatcaagaccatcctggtcaacaaggtgaaaccccgtctctactaaaaatacaaaaattagctgggcatggtggtgcgcgcctgtagtcccagctactcgggaggctgaggcaggagaattgcttgaacccaggaggtggaggttgcggtgagccaagattgtgccattgcactccagtctgggtaacaacaacgaaactccgtctcaaaataaaataaaataatcatctgCTCTAAACAGTCATAAAATCTTCATTCAAATGAAGTTTTACAAGTTAACCAGTCGGGGCACCTAGAAAATCCTTGAGCCAGGCTGAGTGCGATGGTTCaggtctttaatcccagcacgaGCCAGGCTGAGTGCGATGGTTCaggtctttaatcccagcatggTGGGAGCCgaagtgggtggaccacttgaagttaggagtttgagaccagcctggccaacatggtgaaattccatctctactaaaagtacaaaaattaacctggcaagattgcacgactgcaccccagcctaggcagcagagtgagactccgtctcaaaaaaaaaaaaagactggatgtggtggctcatgcctgtaatcccagcactttgggaggctgaagcaggcagatcacgaggtcaggagtttgagaccagcctggccaacagagtgaaaccccgtctctactaaaaatacaaaaattagccaggtatagtggcacatgtctgtaattccagctacttgggaggatgaggcaggagaatggcttgaacctgtgaagcagaggttgcagtgagttgagaccacataattgtactgcagcctgggtgacagaatgagacttcatctcagaaaaaaattaaaatccttgAGCCAGTGGGATTCTGGCACATACCATGGGTACTTTCCCCTTATTTGTTTATTCTAAGTGCCTGGTGAGACTGGCACAACTACAAATTATAACTTAAATAATTTTCTACTAATCTCCAAAATTCTTGGGATTTCTACCCCCCAACACCCATTTcattgaaaaaggaaaaggaattgaGCCATTAAAATTGTGCTTTGTAATGTGAGGGAGCTAATTATATAATCGCTGCTATTTTACACTACTCTTTCTGGAACTTGAAAGTCAAGATAATGTTTTAACAGATGTGACGGTAAATGAAGGCTCAGAAATCTGACTGCCACAGCATTGCGCTCTTGGCAGCCTTAGGGTTCTCGAGTGGGGGCAGGGATATGCCTTCCTACCTTTACCCAATTCATACATATCTAATGCTTACATTTAAATACCATATtccagctgtgtgtggtggcttaagtctgtaatcccagcactttgggaagccaaggcaaaaggatcgcttgagcccaggagttcaagaccagactgggcaacttggtgagacctctgtctctacaaaaaacatttttttaagtaaccAGGTGTGGGGTGGATGTGGTgatttatgtctgtaatcccagcattttgggaggcatgtagatcatgaggtcaggagattgagaccatcggctaacacagggaaaccccacctctactaaaaatacaaaaaaattagctcggcatggtggcacatgcctgtaatcctagctacttgggaggaaggCAAGAGGATCGTTTGAACACTGCAGgtggaagctgtagtgagctgagatggcgccactgcactccagcctgggcgacagagcgagactccgtttcaaaaaaaaaaaaaaaaaagtagcagccAGGTGTgatctgtggtcccagcaacttgggaggctgaggtgggaggatcaactgagcccagtaggttgaggctgcagtaagccgtgattgtaccactacactccagcatgggcgacagagcaagaccctgtctgaaataaataaacaaataagtaaatacatacatacatacgtactgTATTCCTCACCTTTCCCTTTTGTAAAATGTTTGCCTTCTCCCGAGGGAGAAGGGGCTACTGGGGAAGCCGATGCTTCCTATGGTAATGACCAGGCATTGCTGTCTTCATGGAACAAAAGTCACTCACCTGCCGGgagtggtaactcatgcctgtaatctcagcactttgggaggccgaggcaggtggatcatgaggtcagacgttggagaccagtctggccaacatggcaaaaccccatctctacaaaaaatacaaaaattagctgggtgcggtggtgggcgcctgtaatcccagctacttgggatgctgagacaggagaatcgcttgaacttcggaggcagaggttgcagtgagccgagatcgcgccactccgatgcactccagcctgagcaacagagcgagactccgtctctaaaaaaaaaaaaaaaatcactcaccTATAAATATCctgaagtaatattttaaaatttaaggccGGCCCGGtcgctcacgtttgtaatccctccactttgggaggccaaggcaggcagatcacctgaggtcaggagttcgagaccagccctgaccaacacggtgaaaccacatctctactaaaaatacaaaaattagctgggcgtggtggcaggcgcctgtaatccaagctactcgggaagctgaggcaggagaatcgcttgaacccgggaggcgaaaaagaaatttaagacaaAATAAAGTTAAGATCACAGAAAAACCAAAgatatttgtataaatgtgtaGCTATAAAAAGGTCaaaaggccaggcgtgatggcgctcgcctgtggtcccagctactcaggaggctgaggtggaaggatcatttgagccggAAGCAGAGAGccgcgatcacgccactgcgctccagcctggccgacaccGCGAGAAtgcgtctccaaaaaaaaaaaacaaaaaaaaccaaccacGATTCTGGATGGTACCGCCTTTTCCTGGGACGTAGGTTCTCCTCCGAGCCACGAGAGGGCAGCAACGCGCGCACTCTGAGAAACAGCCTGTTCCTCCGGACTCGTCCGGCTATGCTCGGTGGTTCCTCCCAGAATCCTCCAAGGCGCCAGAGGGGGCGGAGGGTTTAAAAGCCGGGGAACGGACTTCCGCTGCTTTAGGGAGGGAGAGCGGCCTGGGTTCTGCGTGGTGTGTGGACTTGCGGTGTCGCGTGCGAGGGGCGTGTGAGCCTAGTGTGAGTGGACGCGCGAGTGTGTGATCGTGCGTGCGTGGAACGTGTTAGGTGAGTGCGTGAGCCCGCTCCTGAACCCTTCCCTCCGCCTACACCTTGATCTTATTTGATCGGGTTGTGACCCCAGCCCCGCCGGGCCTACCCGAAATGAAAAGCTCTCCTCCTGCGAAGCCCCTTCTCGGGGCGCTGTGCAGCGAGGCCCCTAGGCGGCGGCAACGCTGCGGTCCCCGGGGTCCCGGAGTTGGCTCTGCGGGGCCCAGCGCTCAGAAGTGATGAATTGATCAGATAGACGAGGCCGGGCTTGTCCCGGGCCACTGATTATCGAGGCGATTCTGATCTGGGCACGGCCACCCGGCTGCCTGTGGCGTAGGGGCGAGCACGTGAACGGCTGGTTAGGGCGGGGCGCTGAGCGCGGTGGCCGAGGAGCTGGAAAGTCTCGGAGGCCTTGTTCGCCTCTGATTTActttcctcccaccttcccttccctccctccctcctttcttgctCTGCGCTACCActttcggctaatttttgtattttttggtagagacagggttttaccatgtttcccaggctggtctcaaactcctaacctcaagtgatccgcccacttcgacctcccaaagtactggaattaaagGCAGCTACTGTGCCCGACCCCTTTtttaatctgtgtttttttttccttttctctttccttcctcctttttttctttctctctctttcctctttcttatttttttgaaagagtcgCCCTCTCTttcgcagactggagtgcagtggcgcagtcatagttcactgcagtccacatctcccaggctcaagcgattctcccacctcagccagccCTGGGACTatcagtgcatgccaccacactggccacttttctgtttttctttagccTTGGCTTGACATTTTTTGTATGCTACCAACACTTGTGTCCCCAGGGCTAATGGCACAGTACAGCATCTGCTACTaagggatacacacacacacacacacacacacacacacacacacacacactgtctagTATATCTGTATACAGATTCCAAGGACCGTTCTGGAATATACTGAATTAGAATTATCAGGGCGGTCTAGGAATCTATGTTTTCAAAAGCGTGAATTTTTTTGATGTTTAATATCCCAACCTTCATGAATGTGATTATCCAGGTAGTCACCCCTCTGCCACCTTGAGCCACTCTAAATATATAGCCACTTGGCAGTAGATACGTGAAGATTGGAGGTCTGGGTGGAAGGAGACTCAATAGTTTGGTTTAAGAACCCTCCACCTGAGTGCTTGAAAGAAGCCCTTACATATCTGAATTACTCAACAGTTACTTACATTGTCAAACTTAATTAGAAATGGGAATTTATTGCATGAtatgctattctttttttcctttttgtttttattttgcctttttagcCAGTctattgttttaattctttttttttttttaagatggagttttgctcttgttgccagtctggagtgcagtggcgatctaggctcactgcaacctccctttcctgtgttccagtgattctcctgcctcagcctggcaaggagctgggattacaggctcccgctagcacacccggctaattttttgtatttttagtagagatggggttcaccatgttggccagactggtctcaaactcctgacctcagttgatccacccaccttggcctcccaaagcattgggattgcaggtgtgagccactgcgcctggcttgttataattcttaaattcttttttttttttcttggagtctTTTCACtcttgttctccaggctggagtgcaatggcgtaatcttggctcactgcaacctccgcctcctgggttcaggcaattctcctccctctgcctcttgagtagcttggattacaggcacgcgccaccgtgcccagctaatttttttgtatttttagtagagacggggtttcaccatgttgaccaggatggtctcgatctcttgaggcgtgagccactgatgggccgggcgcggtggctcaagcctgtaatcccagcactttgggaggccgaggcgggtgggacatgaggtcaagaggtcgagaccatcctggtcaacatggtgaaaccccgtctctactaaaaatacaaaaaattagctgggcacggtggcacgtgcctgtaatcccagctactcaggaggctgaggcaggagaattgccggaacccaggaggcggaggttgcagtgagacaagattgcaccattgcactccagcctgggtaacaagagcgaaactccgtctcaatcaatcaatcagaagTGTTAAATCTcagaagatattaaaaaaaaaaaatgttgcccaggctagagtgcagtggcgtgatctcagctcactgcaacctctgcctcctgggttcaagcagttctgcctcagtctcccgagtggctgggattacaggtgtgtgccatcacaccaggctaatttttgtatttttagtagagacagtgtttcaccatgttggccaggctggtcttgaactggctgtctcaaactcttcaccttgtgatctgctggccttggcctctcaaagagctgggaatataggtgtgggccaccacgcccagccaattcttAAATTCTTAATATTACAGAACTAAAGTGAAACTTAATAACATTCCACtcttaagggtttttttgtttttttgagacgaagtttcgctcttgttaccgagactggagtgcaatggcacgatctcggctcaccgcaacctccgcctcctgggttcaggcaattctcctgcctcagcctcctgagtagctgggattacaggcacgtgccaccgtgcccagctaattttttgtatttttagtagagacggggtttcaccatgttgaccaggatggtctcgatctcctgaccttgtgatccacccgcctcggcctcccaaagtgctgggattacaggcttgagccaccgcgcccggcctccactCTTATGTTTTTTTAATCGACAAATTCATGACccaaaaagcacacaaaaaaaattaaaaacagggaaaagcttataaaattaaatatggatCCCAGCTGAACGGAGAAtgtgatttctaatttttttttttttttttttgagatggagttttgctgttgttacccagactggagtgcaatggcatgatctcggctcaccgcaacctccacctcctgggttcaagcaattctgcctcagcctcccaagcaactgggactacaggtgtgcaccaccgtgccaagctaatttttttaaaatatatttttagtagagacggggtttcaccttgttgaccaggatggtctagatctcttgacctcgtgatccacctgcctcggcctcccaaagtgctgggattacaggcgtgagccaccgtgcccggcccgtgatttttaaattcttattggATGATAAAGTTGTGTAGAAACTGGACACTTAACAAATTACTTAAAACCTGGAATCACCAGAAATTACTTGGATCAtgggaaagcagaaaaagagttTCTGTTGCACCCCATTCCCTTCTCAGAAAAGCCTGGCATTCATTAGCTACTGGGCCAGACTAATACTGGTAATACTGGCAGCAGAGCCAGTGATGGTACCCTGCCTTCCAGAGGACCCTTCTACTGGGTTGGCAGTTTTAGTTTTAATCTGGGCCCTGGACATCTGGCAGATCTGATTAATGTTGGCATCTTGGAGGCCGATTACACAGCCAATGAAGTTATTTGGAATGGTGAGTTGCTGGTTGGTttgagtagattttttttttggttttttttttgaggtggagtcctgctccgtcaccctggctggagtgcagtggtgcaatcacagctcactacaacctccaatcttcccaggttcaagagattctgcctcaagcctcccaagtagctgggattacaggcgcttgccaccacacccagctaattcttgtatttttgggagagatggggtttcaccatgttggccagactgttgttgaactcctgacctcaagtgacccacctgtcCTTTTACCTCTGGCGAGTGGGAGTCAATTCAGGCGAATTCAGTCCCACTGTGCATCATAGCAAAGTGAGACTGTTGTCTTCTCACCTGGTTCAGCTTGGCCAGATCAAACGGAGAAATGATGTGTTATTTTTGAATCAAGTAGGCATCTGGAGATGGTCCTTCCAGGTCATGGATGGCAAGGGGATAGCCTGGAGCATCGCTGCACCAATCTTGGCCGCTGGTGAAGATGACTGGGGAGTTGGCCAGCATGGGCTGTTGCGGAATGGTCAGGACGCTCCGTTGTGGAGAATGGGAGTGTTTCCAGCATGACCAGGCAGATCTGCTTGACATACCAATGGCCCGCTTGGAGTTGGGCAGCATATTCCCCGCCACCTGGACCTGGGTACCATACTCTCCCGGATATCTTTGATCTTACACCTACCTTTcccaaatctttcttttttagcttaaaaaactacttattcatttacttgttttgagacagggtctcactctgttgtccagactagagtgcaatagctcactgcaggctcagcctcctgggctccagtgttcctcctacctcagctaaAAGCGTGAACCATCATACCTATTgtgcagtatttttaaaagtttgccaTTCTTGTCCAGTCGTTTTTATGACAGAGCAGGTCCCTGTGAGTGACCTGTAATTTTGGAAATCACTGAATGGGTCAGTTTTTAGGTACCTGCGAACCCAAGCACCAGGTTTTTGAACCATATTTATAAGAATCAGGGCTATATATCAAAACAAATTTACACAAAGAAAAGGCAGTTGACTCCCAGGCAAAGACAAATAGCAGAGTTGGAGATTAACAATGGCAAGGAGTCAGGACCAGAGAGATGGAACCAAGGAAAAGGAAAGCCCAGCAGATGCTTAAACTCGGGAGGGCTAAGTCTCTTAAGTGTGACCTTAGCATAAATGCTGATGTTATTTGGGGCTTCTGAAATTACAAGGTAGCTCATGTCCGTTCTTGTTTGAACACAGTTCAGTTCCTGGTACATAAAGTTTTGCTGGCAGTGTTGAATGGATGGCTCTGTATGGTGGGAGTGACTTCAGTTTACAAAATGTGAATAtcgctaggcacggtggctcacacctgtaatctcagcactttgggaggctgaagtgggcagatcatctgaggccaggagttcaagaccagcctggccaacatagtgaaacccctctctactgaaatacaaaaattagcctcacaagatggcaggtacctgtaatcttagctacttgagaggctgaggcaggagaatcacttgaaccccggaagcagaagttgcagtgagctgagattgtgccattgcactccagcatgagtgacacagtctcaaaaaccaaacaatgtGAATATCTGTATCCTACCAAAGACTGCTAATCTGTCCTAAATCTTCAGCAAGATACAATTTTCCAAGTTGCAAATACACTCAAAAGGACTAGTTTCTACAAGTTGGGTAATTTCCTTCCTGTGTTTTAAGAGTAGTAAGGTGGCAATTTGTGGATAACAGACACTTCAGACTTCATCTTGCACAAAGCTATTTAATAAAAGTGGCCTCAGGATGTTCCACTATAATTAAGTCCAGGGGCCAGTCAACACTAGGTGGAGAAGAAGCCACCATCTTTCTTTCGGGAGTAACCTCCATTGGTGGCTGCAGTGTGAGGGGACActggagaaaagagaagacaaagtAGACTGAATTTCAGATCCTTGGCCCTTTCAAGGAAACTTTTATCATCAATACAGTGTGGGTACTGTGGAGAAGCTTCTCATAACAGCTGGGAAAACTAGCATATGGATGACGGATGGGAGGTGGGTATAGGTCTTCCACTGCCAGATTTTTGCCCTTGCTGTAAATGTTTGTTCCTAGACTTAAGCCTGAGCAAAGACGCTCTGAAAAATTGTATCAACTTCCTAGCTCTACGGTCAGCATGTCCCCTGATACTAATCTGGTATGTGTCAACTTAGTCACTGCTTTCCAAGACCCACCGAAATCCCTCATCCCTGCTGTCCAGTCACCTCAAATCCCTGATTCATGGGTCCATTTAGAAAGACTTCCCCACTGCCCGATCTGCTTACCCAGTCTCCTAACCCTTACCTATGGATCCCTGGATGCTGTGGATGGACTCCTTTTTAGGGTTGATCCAGTGTCTGATGTTAGCCAGGAAAGTGACGGGTGGAGTGGGAGGGGTTAAAAATTCTCCAGGGAATTGGGTGTTGGATCTAGAAGAAGGTGTAAACGGGAGAGTGAAATCAATCAGAGAAAGGTGAGGAGGGTGAGGTAGTTGAGTGCAATCTCAAGAATAAAGCAGCCAGAGACCCTTTTTACCTCTGTGGGACTAACCAGAGATTTTGTTTGTACGGATGAGCACAATCTTGGGGGATTTCTGTTCATCTtagacagtgaaaatactatattttagaCACAGATGTAAAGATACAGAAATTTGTATACCAATGAGTACGTAGTGATTATCACTTCCCTTATGTGACTGGATGGCAGCATGTGTAGGCTGGAGGGGCTCTGCCTCTACCACTTACCTGCGGATATCCTGCGTGGTCATCTGGTGTAACAGTATCTCACTTTTGTTCTTGAATGCCTCGGTGTGGTGGTTGTACAAGGCTGCTAAGCGGAAGTCCAGGTCATCCTTCGGTATCTACAGAAGTCAGTCCCCTCAGGGTTAGCTCGGCCACCTGTGCCCCTGCTCTAGTCGGGTTCTGTTGTGCTCTACTCTTCCCCAGAAGTATAATGAAGCCCCTGTTGGGCCTGAAATCTACCAGCTCCTTACACACTAAATTGTACATGATAACTCTTGTCAATATGGAATTAtcgggccgggtgtggtggctcacgtctgtaatcccagcactttgggaggccgaggagggtggatcacgaggtcaagagattgagaccatcctggtcaacatggtgaaaccctgtc harbors:
- the CFAP276 gene encoding cilia- and flagella-associated protein 276 isoform X2; this translates as MERSPSISRHPEEAPKLPYKNPTHLAQQQEPWSRLNSTPTITSMRRDAYYFDPEIPKDDLDFRLAALYNHHTEAFKNKSEILLHQMTTQDIRRSNTQFPGEFLTPPTPPVTFLANIRHWINPKKESIHSIQGSIVSPHTAATNGGYSRKKDGGFFST
- the CFAP276 gene encoding cilia- and flagella-associated protein 276 isoform X1, whose translation is MPPTRDPFQQPTLDNDDSYLGELRASKKLPYKNPTHLAQQQEPWSRLNSTPTITSMRRDAYYFDPEIPKDDLDFRLAALYNHHTEAFKNKSEILLHQMTTQDIRRSNTQFPGEFLTPPTPPVTFLANIRHWINPKKESIHSIQGSIVSPHTAATNGGYSRKKDGGFFST